A single genomic interval of Nitrospirota bacterium harbors:
- the queE gene encoding 7-carboxy-7-deazaguanine synthase QueE, with translation MLRVTEIFHSIQGESTHAGRPCAFVRLTGCPLRCVWCDTAYAFYGGVEMSLDDVLAKVGALGCRLVEVTGGEPLHQPEAYALIERLCAEGYDVLLETSGAIDISPVDKRAHVILDIKCPGSGMTERMCWENLARLTAKDEAKFVLKDRADYEWAKTILRRYELADRCPVLFSPVFGELDLRQLAEWILADRLPVRFQVQLHKYIWAPDMRGV, from the coding sequence ATGCTGCGCGTGACGGAAATTTTCCATAGCATTCAAGGAGAATCCACCCATGCGGGCCGGCCCTGCGCGTTCGTGCGGTTGACCGGCTGTCCGCTGCGGTGCGTCTGGTGCGACACGGCCTATGCCTTTTACGGCGGCGTCGAGATGTCCCTGGACGACGTGCTGGCGAAAGTTGGGGCGCTCGGTTGCCGGTTGGTCGAGGTCACGGGCGGTGAGCCGCTGCACCAGCCGGAAGCCTACGCGCTGATCGAGCGGCTCTGTGCAGAAGGCTACGACGTATTGCTGGAGACCAGCGGCGCGATCGACATTTCGCCGGTCGACAAGCGGGCCCATGTCATTCTCGACATCAAATGTCCGGGCAGCGGCATGACGGAGCGCATGTGCTGGGAGAATCTCGCCCGGTTGACCGCTAAGGATGAAGCGAAGTTCGTGCTCAAGGATCGGGCCGATTATGAGTGGGCCAAGACGATCCTCCGGCGATACGAACTCGCCGACCGGTGCCCTGTGCTGTTCAGCCCGGTCTTCGGCGAGTTGGACCTCCGCCAACTCGCCGAGTGGATCCTGGCGGACCGGTTGCCCGTTCGCTTTCAGGTTCAACTCCACAAGTACATCTGGGCGCCCGATATGAGAGGGGTATGA
- a CDS encoding HAD-IB family hydrolase, with product MKIAAFFDVDNTLLPGTPSEVRFFRYLWRTGVVGWREAGASLWWWLRHVPPVSLQPLRERKLYLTGKHPAEMESLAEAFCRAEVLPFLSVDGLAKLDAHRREGHEIVLITGSLDFLIQPLAAFLAVKAVLAARPERTVAGFTGRLVAPLPYGDGKRRLMAAFARQNGLDLGECYAYGDSPGDVEALRAVGHPMVVNPIRGMARIARRHGWPIVRWE from the coding sequence GTGAAGATCGCCGCGTTCTTCGACGTGGACAATACCCTGCTGCCCGGAACACCCAGCGAAGTACGGTTTTTTCGCTACCTGTGGAGGACCGGGGTCGTCGGCTGGCGGGAAGCCGGCGCAAGCCTGTGGTGGTGGCTGCGTCACGTTCCCCCGGTCTCCCTGCAGCCCCTTCGGGAACGGAAGCTCTATCTTACCGGCAAGCACCCGGCCGAGATGGAATCGTTAGCGGAGGCGTTCTGCCGGGCGGAGGTCCTCCCGTTTCTGTCCGTCGACGGGTTGGCCAAACTCGACGCCCATCGCCGCGAGGGGCACGAGATCGTGCTCATCACGGGCTCTCTCGATTTTTTGATCCAGCCGCTGGCCGCTTTCTTAGCGGTGAAGGCGGTTTTGGCGGCCAGGCCGGAACGGACGGTGGCCGGGTTCACCGGCCGGCTCGTGGCCCCGCTTCCCTACGGCGACGGGAAACGGCGGTTGATGGCGGCCTTTGCGCGGCAGAACGGGCTTGATTTGGGCGAGTGCTACGCCTATGGAGACAGTCCGGGAGATGTGGAGGCGCTGCGGGCGGTCGGCCATCCGATGGTCGTGAACCCGATCAGAGGGATGGCCCGGATCGCCCGCCGCCATGGATGGCCGATCGTGCGATGGGAATAA